Proteins encoded together in one Campylobacter peloridis LMG 23910 window:
- the cgb gene encoding single-domain globin Cgb has protein sequence MRQEQIQIIKDCVPVLQKNGEVLTKEFYKIMFEEYPEVKPMFNMEKQASGEQPKALAMAILMAAKNVENLENMRSFVDKVAITHTKLNVKEEHYPIVGACLLKAIKVVLNADETTLKAWEEAYKAIAQFYIDIEKEIYAKAK, from the coding sequence ATGAGACAAGAACAAATTCAAATCATTAAAGATTGTGTGCCAGTTTTACAAAAAAATGGAGAAGTTTTAACAAAAGAATTTTATAAAATCATGTTTGAAGAATATCCTGAAGTAAAACCTATGTTTAATATGGAAAAACAAGCTTCAGGCGAGCAACCAAAAGCTTTAGCAATGGCTATTTTAATGGCAGCAAAAAATGTAGAAAATTTAGAAAATATGCGAAGCTTTGTTGATAAAGTGGCTATCACTCATACAAAATTAAATGTTAAAGAAGAACATTATCCTATAGTTGGTGCTTGTCTTTTAAAAGCTATTAAAGTAGTGTTAAATGCAGATGAAACTACGCTAAAAGCTTGGGAAGAAGCTTACAAAGCTATCGCACAATTTTATATAGATATTGAAAAAGAAATTTATGCAAAAGCTAAGTAA
- a CDS encoding multidrug ABC transporter permease/ATP-binding protein, which yields MEFILILFKENKFKIILFLFFSVLTSVLGVLTLVFINEFLLKSSIGNSSIIVYFVLLLLVFFASSSFVEITLSAFGQNFIFKMQRRVVKQILDTSVLSILNTTKARILASLNNDVRSISFGLLRLPEFIQSSVLIVCVSIYMAYLSLEIFFLCLVWMVCVFIVDNFLMSKVYFYFKNARENDDALQKNYQNILQGHKELTLNPLRAKHYYENEFEKNALKKKKSSTIGNILHILSNNWSNSAMLALVGVEFYIALNYELASLQNATTIALSVLFLRAPLAAMIGSFPTLMMAKIALDKISNLNLKNYSHEFKFSQNKKTWQKLCFKDVSFAYNEKFTLKPVNFELKKGECVFLIGKNGSGKSTFSMILAGLFTEFKGSIFLDDEKITTENIYEYRSLISAIFSDFHLFEHVLEDEKFSKEDLAYWLKILELNEKVELIENTFSTIKLSAGQKKRLAMLNALLEKRDILILDEWAADQDPMFRKFFYTKLLPLLKQKGITIFAITHDDVYFDMADRILLAQNGQICELKGDIKELAKNAVEKF from the coding sequence ATGGAATTTATATTAATTTTATTTAAAGAAAACAAATTTAAAATTATTTTATTTTTATTTTTTAGTGTCTTAACAAGTGTATTAGGAGTGTTAACTCTAGTATTTATTAATGAATTTTTGCTGAAATCTAGTATTGGAAATTCAAGTATTATTGTGTATTTTGTGCTTTTATTGCTTGTATTTTTTGCTAGTTCTTCTTTTGTAGAAATTACTTTAAGTGCTTTTGGGCAAAATTTTATTTTTAAAATGCAAAGAAGGGTTGTAAAACAAATTTTAGATACAAGTGTGTTAAGCATTTTAAATACAACTAAAGCAAGGATTTTAGCTTCTTTAAATAATGATGTGCGTAGTATTTCTTTTGGGCTTTTAAGACTTCCTGAATTTATACAATCAAGTGTTTTGATTGTATGTGTAAGTATTTATATGGCTTATCTTTCTTTGGAAATTTTCTTTTTGTGTTTAGTGTGGATGGTATGTGTTTTTATAGTGGATAATTTTTTAATGAGCAAAGTGTATTTTTATTTTAAAAATGCTAGGGAAAATGATGATGCTTTGCAAAAAAACTATCAAAATATTCTACAAGGACATAAAGAATTAACCTTAAATCCTTTAAGAGCTAAACATTACTATGAAAATGAGTTTGAAAAAAATGCCCTAAAAAAGAAAAAAAGTTCTACCATAGGAAATATCTTGCATATTTTATCAAACAACTGGAGCAATAGTGCCATGCTAGCTTTAGTAGGAGTGGAGTTTTATATAGCCTTAAATTATGAGCTTGCTAGTTTGCAAAATGCTACGACTATTGCTTTAAGTGTGCTTTTTTTAAGAGCACCACTTGCTGCTATGATAGGAAGTTTTCCTACGCTTATGATGGCAAAAATTGCTTTAGATAAAATTTCAAATTTAAATTTAAAAAACTATTCTCATGAGTTTAAATTTAGTCAAAACAAAAAAACTTGGCAAAAACTTTGTTTTAAAGATGTGTCTTTTGCTTATAATGAAAAATTTACTCTAAAACCTGTAAATTTTGAACTCAAAAAAGGTGAATGTGTATTTTTAATAGGCAAAAATGGTAGTGGTAAATCTACTTTTTCTATGATTTTAGCTGGACTTTTTACGGAATTTAAAGGGAGTATTTTTTTAGATGATGAAAAAATTACCACAGAAAATATTTACGAATATAGAAGTTTAATTAGTGCTATTTTTAGTGATTTTCATTTATTTGAGCATGTTTTAGAAGATGAGAAATTTAGCAAAGAGGATTTAGCATATTGGCTTAAAATTTTAGAATTAAATGAAAAAGTAGAGCTTATAGAAAATACTTTTAGTACTATAAAACTTTCAGCTGGCCAAAAAAAGCGTCTTGCTATGCTTAATGCTTTACTTGAAAAAAGAGATATTTTGATCTTAGATGAGTGGGCAGCTGATCAAGATCCTATGTTTAGAAAGTTTTTTTATACTAAGCTTTTACCGCTTTTAAAACAAAAAGGTATTACTATATTTGCTATAACTCATGATGATGTGTATTTTGATATGGCTGATAGAATTTTACTTGCACAAAATGGTCAAATTTGTGAATTAAAAGGCGATATTAAAGAACTAGCAAAAAATGCAGTAGAGAAATTCTAG
- a CDS encoding filamentous hemagglutinin N-terminal domain-containing protein, with protein MVSFHNYIVLSGVALSLIFNQIFALPSGGKFTHGSSGNINIHNNTMNIHGHGINSVIQWGGGFNIGKNESVNFNGNSKNYLNIAHGANKSIIEGILNANGKNIFLINPNGVIITKTGIINANRFIASTSSINNQTMQDFASGRIDANTYSPIIKPNENGGNIINMGMINAKDVVFLGNKLLLNSNIQNSNPINTINAQNIKLVGNEVDIDVSNINANLLQKLEVSAKDRGSIYLNASGYYYNVNSFNVFNKFISTNYQNIKHNQNTFNIYKFIGISSDLDWWHFAKGWNENKTNFRTTANEYRLIQDIDFKGKNYANYCIDGFGCTNMIVGYKGIIYDDNYNILENNSFANKTFNGQNFSLKNINIDTSKSQENVTNVGIFGHIENSKFKNILIDYNNGFIKTNSTNNLYSGGFAGISNKSDFENIEIKNISSISNQAKDLSYNGAFIGYIGDGNFNKIKIDNIKNISGISLNDRSHVGGFSGSIFDGKFSNINILNIDNIINNKTNKVSYTGGFVGEIWSGNFQNINLSNINNIQGEFVTGGFAGNALEATFSNINATITNITSSYNSSRHAYAGGFIGSIDSSNTTFKNINLSVNTIKSINSDSKNSFISNNDNGNAYAGGFTGFANGGIFDNITIKVKHIESINDNTIEDTRAVAGGFAGKIESYRNDKLSFKNITIENIDNIIAKRTQNKKGIADAGGFIGWIQSEGKSSFENISLYNIKNIQAKSYNHYVSAGGFIGYIEGSSIINKLNLNFKNIFLFFENNAIINATSIGNGKNSSGKFIGDDNSHTKFSFDNFFIYHYNKDFTNANSDSNYWNDINIIPYNDLDKTTKYQEFLSKNYTIARPIIQIPKNPTFSNKPKQNYPNIDNILKQESILSKDDLNNLIIKNEILIKLLKQDYKLYLDTLMSMFLEKDYDKMTQDEKINFVEKYFIKDTKNSKNEALNIVQSLDFISAYRKNGLSNAKEDKFENGVKNFYIENIQTQIDNILSKKIFISNVIYGELKDIILNSKKLIEQLQYIKTQLQKAEKIYNEYIQNIDQVNSQELSQLLKNIKMLKNYQDIIISKLNLTSIKNKIEYKNNNGSFSIIGSFGQKPYDPNLENISLSPSASISFAIPSISKKNKDIIYIPTIFNNNFDYFFLFNSLGDELIKKEIYKNEIQTLKTQKIKKTCVVNDNFKVMNPCVD; from the coding sequence ATGGTTAGCTTTCATAATTACATTGTTTTATCCGGCGTTGCCTTGTCTTTGATATTTAATCAAATTTTTGCTTTGCCAAGTGGTGGTAAATTTACACATGGAAGTAGTGGAAATATCAATATACACAACAACACTATGAACATCCATGGACATGGAATAAATTCTGTAATCCAATGGGGAGGTGGATTTAACATCGGCAAAAACGAAAGTGTAAATTTTAATGGTAATAGCAAAAACTACTTAAATATAGCACATGGTGCAAATAAATCTATCATTGAGGGTATATTAAACGCAAATGGAAAGAATATTTTTTTAATTAATCCAAATGGTGTTATTATCACAAAAACAGGTATTATAAATGCCAATCGTTTTATAGCTTCAACTTCATCAATAAATAATCAAACTATGCAAGATTTTGCTAGTGGAAGAATTGATGCAAATACTTATTCACCCATTATAAAACCAAATGAAAATGGTGGAAATATAATTAATATGGGTATGATTAATGCAAAAGATGTTGTTTTCTTAGGCAACAAACTTTTGTTAAATTCAAATATACAAAATTCTAATCCTATAAATACAATCAACGCACAAAATATTAAACTTGTAGGAAATGAAGTTGATATTGATGTCTCTAACATTAATGCAAATTTATTACAAAAATTAGAAGTTAGTGCAAAAGATAGAGGTTCTATATATCTTAATGCTAGTGGTTATTATTATAATGTAAATTCTTTTAATGTATTTAATAAATTTATAAGCACAAATTATCAAAATATAAAACATAATCAAAACACATTTAATATATATAAATTTATTGGCATAAGTTCAGATCTTGATTGGTGGCATTTTGCAAAAGGTTGGAATGAAAATAAAACAAATTTTAGAACCACAGCAAATGAATATAGATTAATTCAAGATATAGATTTTAAGGGCAAAAATTATGCAAATTATTGTATAGATGGTTTTGGTTGCACTAATATGATAGTTGGTTATAAAGGGATTATTTATGATGATAATTATAATATCTTAGAAAATAATAGCTTTGCAAATAAAACATTTAATGGGCAAAATTTTTCTTTGAAAAATATCAATATAGATACATCAAAATCACAAGAAAATGTTACAAATGTAGGAATATTTGGACATATTGAAAATTCAAAATTTAAAAATATTTTAATTGATTATAATAATGGTTTTATTAAAACAAATTCAACAAATAACTTATACTCTGGTGGATTTGCTGGAATTTCAAATAAAAGTGATTTTGAAAATATAGAAATAAAAAACATTTCATCTATTTCAAACCAAGCTAAAGATTTATCATATAATGGTGCTTTTATAGGATACATAGGTGATGGTAATTTTAATAAAATAAAAATTGACAATATAAAAAATATTAGTGGAATTAGCCTAAATGATAGATCCCATGTTGGTGGATTTTCAGGAAGTATTTTTGATGGAAAATTTAGCAATATTAATATACTCAATATAGATAATATTATAAATAATAAAACAAATAAAGTATCCTACACTGGCGGTTTTGTAGGCGAGATTTGGTCTGGAAATTTTCAAAATATAAATTTAAGCAATATAAATAACATACAAGGTGAATTTGTAACAGGTGGATTTGCTGGAAATGCATTAGAAGCTACTTTTTCTAATATAAATGCAACTATAACTAATATCACATCTTCATATAATTCATCAAGACATGCTTATGCTGGTGGATTTATAGGTAGTATTGATTCTAGCAATACTACTTTTAAAAACATAAACTTAAGTGTAAATACCATTAAAAGCATTAATAGTGATTCTAAAAATTCATTTATATCAAACAACGACAATGGAAATGCTTATGCTGGTGGGTTTACAGGTTTTGCTAATGGTGGTATATTTGATAATATAACCATAAAAGTAAAACACATAGAAAGCATTAATGATAACACTATTGAAGATACCCGTGCTGTAGCTGGAGGATTTGCTGGAAAAATAGAAAGCTATAGAAATGATAAACTATCATTTAAAAACATTACCATTGAAAATATAGACAATATCATAGCAAAGCGAACTCAAAATAAAAAAGGAATTGCTGATGCTGGTGGGTTTATAGGATGGATACAAAGCGAAGGAAAAAGTAGTTTTGAAAATATAAGCTTATATAATATAAAAAACATACAAGCTAAAAGTTATAATCACTATGTGAGCGCTGGTGGGTTTATAGGATATATAGAAGGAAGTTCGATTATTAACAAACTAAACTTAAATTTCAAAAATATTTTTTTATTTTTTGAAAATAATGCTATTATAAATGCTACTAGCATCGGTAATGGTAAAAACTCGAGTGGAAAATTTATAGGCGATGATAATAGCCACACAAAATTTTCATTTGATAATTTTTTCATTTATCATTATAATAAAGATTTTACCAATGCTAATTCTGATTCAAATTATTGGAATGATATAAATATTATTCCTTACAATGATTTAGATAAAACAACTAAATATCAAGAATTTTTAAGCAAAAATTATACTATAGCAAGACCCATTATACAAATTCCAAAAAACCCTACATTTTCAAACAAACCAAAGCAAAATTATCCAAATATAGATAATATTTTAAAACAAGAATCAATACTTAGCAAAGATGATTTAAACAATTTAATTATAAAAAATGAAATTTTAATAAAGCTATTAAAACAAGATTATAAGCTATATCTTGATACTTTAATGAGTATGTTTTTAGAAAAAGACTATGATAAAATGACACAAGATGAAAAAATTAATTTTGTTGAAAAATATTTCATAAAAGATACCAAAAACAGCAAAAATGAAGCACTAAATATAGTTCAATCTTTGGATTTTATAAGTGCTTATAGAAAAAATGGTTTATCTAATGCTAAAGAAGATAAATTTGAAAATGGAGTTAAAAATTTTTATATTGAAAACATACAAACACAAATAGATAATATTCTTAGCAAGAAAATATTTATCTCAAATGTAATATATGGAGAATTAAAAGATATTATTTTAAATTCCAAAAAGCTTATAGAACAATTACAATACATAAAAACACAACTACAAAAAGCAGAAAAAATATATAATGAATATATACAAAATATTGACCAAGTTAATTCACAAGAACTATCACAACTACTTAAAAACATTAAAATGCTAAAAAATTATCAAGATATTATCATTTCAAAATTAAATTTAACATCCATAAAAAATAAAATAGAATACAAAAATAACAATGGTAGTTTCTCAATAATAGGCAGTTTTGGACAAAAGCCTTATGATCCAAATTTAGAAAATATATCATTAAGTCCAAGTGCATCAATTAGCTTTGCTATACCTAGCATAAGTAAAAAAAATAAAGATATTATTTATATTCCTACCATATTTAATAATAATTTTGATTATTTCTTTTTGTTTAATTCCTTAGGGGATGAACTCATAAAAAAAGAAATTTATAAAAATGAAATACAAACGCTTAAAACACAAAAAATCAAAAAAACATGTGTAGTAAATGATAATTTCAAAGTTATGAATCCTTGCGTGGATTAA
- a CDS encoding ShlB/FhaC/HecB family hemolysin secretion/activation protein yields MIKIIIGIFILANMLLANANKNPNEDKPCKKEFTTHYKFFIANKDINFNKLNIKEEHLQDLILEFKNKKFDFNDLQAIANIVAYYFQVNGYPAATIYVPNQNFEQGTIQINILLGVFGRHIIKNNTTIKNHFIEAKLDKNLKGKIISTQLIEDSAYKVDEMYGVQTLAGLQAGAQVGQTDVIIEVEPDTKANVLMYADNYGIESSGEYRAGISMGFNSIFNMGDYYNFYLQSSSQRQINYGASYTFFLGNLKITPSISQGGYSLGGIYKEVGFSGTSRNFGADFSYPIWINTYSSFYVTSSFFHKILKDQPFSNIFDNSIDKSSNVGSFGLEGLYRKYNNTFIYSAKITIGKVNDDGVSAFGNTNKSGAKGFGWFRKLNTSLNNYYSFNEYITHTLSVNYQKVLGNFELDSSESSSLGGAYGVRAYDNGEGDGDNTIVANFGVRINIPNTNFYFTPFYDVGYAWYEKSGDRSEDDYFLDAVGLQILYNKPNEYYIKLDGARALHKYKYDDDHRMKLYLSGGLYF; encoded by the coding sequence ATGATTAAAATTATTATTGGTATTTTCATTCTAGCAAATATGCTACTAGCTAATGCTAATAAAAATCCAAACGAGGATAAACCTTGCAAAAAAGAATTTACAACTCATTATAAATTTTTTATCGCCAATAAAGACATAAATTTTAACAAATTAAATATAAAAGAAGAACACTTGCAAGATCTTATACTTGAATTTAAAAATAAAAAATTTGATTTTAATGATTTGCAAGCTATTGCAAATATAGTAGCTTATTATTTTCAAGTAAATGGTTATCCTGCAGCAACAATTTATGTCCCAAATCAAAATTTCGAACAAGGAACTATACAAATTAATATCCTTTTAGGAGTATTTGGAAGGCATATTATAAAAAACAATACAACTATAAAAAATCATTTCATAGAAGCAAAACTTGATAAAAATTTAAAAGGTAAAATTATCTCTACCCAACTTATAGAAGATAGTGCTTACAAGGTTGATGAAATGTATGGAGTGCAAACTCTAGCAGGCTTACAAGCTGGAGCACAAGTAGGACAAACTGATGTTATCATAGAAGTAGAACCTGATACTAAAGCTAATGTTTTAATGTATGCAGACAATTATGGTATAGAAAGCTCAGGAGAATATAGAGCAGGTATTAGTATGGGATTTAATTCTATATTTAATATGGGAGATTATTATAATTTTTATTTACAAAGTTCTAGCCAAAGACAGATTAATTATGGAGCAAGTTATACTTTCTTTTTGGGGAATTTAAAAATTACCCCTAGTATATCACAAGGAGGTTATTCTTTAGGCGGAATATACAAAGAAGTTGGTTTTAGCGGAACATCAAGAAATTTTGGAGCAGATTTTTCATACCCTATATGGATTAATACTTATTCATCTTTTTATGTGACTTCTAGTTTTTTTCATAAGATATTAAAAGATCAGCCTTTTTCAAATATATTTGATAACAGCATTGACAAAAGCTCTAATGTAGGAAGTTTTGGTTTAGAAGGTTTATATAGAAAATATAATAATACATTTATATATAGTGCTAAAATAACCATTGGTAAAGTAAATGATGATGGTGTTAGTGCATTTGGAAATACAAACAAGAGTGGAGCTAAAGGCTTTGGCTGGTTTAGAAAACTAAATACTAGTTTAAATAATTATTATAGCTTTAATGAGTATATCACTCATACTCTTAGTGTAAATTATCAAAAAGTATTAGGAAATTTTGAACTTGATTCTTCTGAAAGTTCTTCTTTAGGTGGAGCTTATGGAGTAAGAGCTTATGATAATGGAGAAGGTGATGGAGATAATACCATAGTAGCTAATTTTGGTGTAAGAATAAACATACCAAATACAAATTTTTATTTCACTCCTTTTTATGATGTAGGTTATGCTTGGTATGAAAAATCTGGAGATAGATCAGAAGATGATTATTTTTTAGATGCTGTTGGTTTGCAAATTCTTTATAATAAACCTAATGAGTATTATATAAAATTAGATGGAGCAAGAGCTTTACATAAATACAAATACGATGATGATCATAGAATGAAATTATATTTAAGTGGTGGGTTGTATTTTTAA
- a CDS encoding type II secretion system protein, which produces MKKAFTIMELVFVVIMLGILAAIALPKLSASKDEANSAQALGNLKIFINDVSTYVIKNESLSSTALMSNVANVKNEDLSNLQNATKELDFSVGNDEQCFKVLFVDKESVLLLALSNDNTQKNKIENIANLKNQLLKDPANQSFKNQLDEALKSLSQSEFKSTSKSKSCQNLVQSKAFKDLASRVYFLSGN; this is translated from the coding sequence ATGAAAAAAGCATTTACTATTATGGAGCTTGTTTTTGTTGTGATTATGCTAGGAATTTTAGCTGCTATTGCATTGCCAAAATTAAGTGCGAGTAAAGATGAGGCAAATTCAGCACAAGCTCTAGGTAATCTTAAAATTTTTATAAATGATGTTAGCACTTATGTGATAAAAAATGAGAGTCTTTCAAGTACTGCTTTGATGAGTAATGTTGCTAATGTAAAAAATGAGGATTTATCAAATTTACAAAATGCCACCAAAGAGCTTGATTTTAGCGTAGGAAATGATGAGCAGTGTTTTAAAGTGCTTTTTGTGGATAAAGAAAGCGTGTTGCTTTTAGCCTTAAGTAATGATAATACACAAAAAAATAAAATAGAAAATATCGCTAATTTAAAAAATCAACTTTTAAAAGATCCAGCAAACCAATCCTTTAAAAATCAATTAGATGAGGCTTTAAAATCTTTAAGCCAAAGTGAATTTAAAAGCACATCAAAATCAAAATCTTGCCAAAATTTAGTTCAATCAAAAGCCTTTAAAGATTTAGCTAGTAGGGTTTATTTTTTAAGTGGTAATTAA
- the tsaD gene encoding tRNA (adenosine(37)-N6)-threonylcarbamoyltransferase complex transferase subunit TsaD codes for MKNLILAIESSCDDSSIAIINKDNFECIFYAKISQDEEHTKYGGVVPELAARLHSQALPKILEKCQKYFNRLCAIAVTNEPGLSVSLVGGVAMAKILSVGLNLPLIAINHLKGHIYSLFLDKKANFDMGVLLVSGGHTMVLFVDELGCISELARTGDDSFGESFDKVAKMMNLGYPGGAIIERLAKEVKCDDIEFSIPLLHSKELAYSFSGLKNQVRLEILKQELTQDRKCKIAFAFQKAAIAHIMHKLEKIFKEYKFKRFGIVGGASANLNLRTQVENLCKKYQCELLLAPLEYCSDNALMIARAACEAYERKEFVSIEDELISPKVKNLQGIL; via the coding sequence ATGAAAAATTTAATCCTTGCCATAGAAAGTTCGTGCGATGATAGTTCTATTGCTATTATAAATAAGGATAATTTTGAATGTATTTTTTATGCTAAGATTTCTCAAGATGAAGAGCATACTAAATACGGAGGAGTTGTGCCTGAGCTTGCGGCAAGATTGCATAGTCAAGCTTTGCCTAAAATTTTAGAAAAATGCCAAAAATACTTTAATAGACTTTGTGCTATAGCGGTTACAAATGAGCCTGGATTAAGTGTGAGTTTAGTAGGTGGGGTGGCTATGGCAAAAATACTTTCTGTAGGTTTGAATTTGCCTTTAATAGCAATTAATCATCTAAAAGGGCATATTTATTCTTTATTTTTAGATAAAAAGGCAAATTTTGATATGGGGGTATTGCTTGTAAGTGGCGGGCATACTATGGTGCTTTTTGTTGATGAGCTAGGTTGTATTAGTGAATTAGCAAGAACAGGTGATGATAGCTTTGGGGAAAGTTTTGATAAAGTGGCTAAAATGATGAATTTGGGGTATCCTGGAGGAGCTATTATAGAAAGATTAGCTAAAGAGGTAAAATGCGATGATATAGAATTTAGCATACCTTTGCTTCATTCTAAAGAATTAGCCTATAGTTTTTCAGGACTTAAAAATCAAGTTCGTTTAGAAATTTTAAAACAAGAGCTTACTCAAGATCGTAAATGTAAAATTGCTTTTGCTTTTCAAAAAGCAGCTATAGCACATATAATGCATAAATTAGAAAAAATTTTTAAAGAGTATAAATTTAAGCGTTTTGGTATAGTGGGTGGTGCTAGTGCAAATTTAAATTTAAGAACTCAGGTTGAAAATTTATGCAAAAAGTATCAGTGCGAGCTTTTATTAGCTCCACTTGAGTATTGCTCAGATAATGCTTTAATGATAGCAAGAGCAGCTTGTGAGGCTTATGAAAGAAAAGAATTTGTAAGTATTGAAGATGAACTTATAAGTCCTAAGGTTAAAAATTTACAAGGGATATTATGA
- a CDS encoding M99 family carboxypeptidase catalytic domain-containing protein, with amino-acid sequence MRYFLGILIFINAVFALEFSVKENGKSLDDNNTVLILGGIQGDEPGGFHAASLLLSDYNITKGKIIVAPNLAFESIIARNRGNFGDLNRKFAHIDESDPDFYTIERIKKLILDPEVNMVINLHDGSGFYRPKYESKDKNPNRWGNTSIIDQSEVNSTKYADLENIAKEAVENINKALIKEEHQYHLKNTKTQESNDKDMLKALTYFVVSNHKAAFANEASKNLPTHLRVYYHLLAVEYYLKKANIEFQRTFDLTPNGVYRAIEKPLEVKLFNDKILLYLDKPANTINFLPFPINQALNYEASNEITAVVAGKNSYSVNYGNRLQTRIYPEYFEFSNALDTIELIVDGKSMQTKFAQKIIVKENFKIPSIIGVRANVIGFDRGKDESGILISKNQMQNRYSLDKKRKIFRVEFYELKNANLAEQVLEKRINSKEIKKVNIPTTAIEKAEQKDKFIGMILVEFQ; translated from the coding sequence GTGAGATATTTTTTAGGTATTTTGATTTTTATAAATGCAGTTTTTGCCTTAGAATTTAGTGTCAAAGAAAACGGAAAAAGTTTAGATGATAATAATACGGTTTTAATTCTTGGAGGTATACAAGGAGATGAGCCAGGTGGCTTTCATGCTGCTAGTTTGCTTTTGAGTGATTATAATATCACTAAGGGTAAAATCATCGTTGCGCCCAATTTAGCTTTTGAAAGCATTATAGCTAGGAATAGAGGAAATTTTGGGGATTTGAATAGAAAATTTGCTCATATAGATGAAAGTGATCCTGATTTTTATACCATAGAGCGTATAAAAAAACTTATTTTAGATCCTGAAGTAAATATGGTGATTAATTTACATGATGGAAGTGGATTTTATAGGCCAAAATATGAAAGTAAAGACAAAAATCCAAATCGTTGGGGTAATACTAGCATTATCGATCAAAGCGAAGTAAATTCTACTAAATATGCAGATTTGGAAAATATAGCCAAAGAAGCAGTGGAAAATATCAACAAAGCTTTAATCAAAGAAGAACATCAATATCATTTAAAAAATACCAAAACCCAAGAAAGCAATGATAAAGATATGCTTAAAGCATTAACTTATTTTGTAGTATCAAATCACAAAGCTGCTTTTGCAAACGAAGCAAGCAAAAATTTACCAACACATTTAAGGGTGTATTATCATCTTTTGGCGGTGGAGTATTACTTAAAAAAAGCAAATATAGAATTTCAAAGGACTTTTGATTTAACTCCAAATGGAGTTTATAGAGCTATTGAAAAACCTTTAGAGGTTAAACTTTTTAATGATAAAATTTTACTTTATCTTGATAAGCCAGCTAATACGATAAATTTTTTGCCTTTTCCGATAAATCAAGCATTAAATTATGAAGCAAGTAATGAAATTACAGCAGTAGTAGCAGGAAAAAATTCATATTCTGTAAATTATGGCAATCGCTTACAAACTAGAATTTATCCTGAATATTTTGAATTTTCCAATGCCTTAGATACTATAGAACTTATAGTAGATGGTAAAAGCATGCAAACTAAATTTGCACAAAAAATTATCGTAAAAGAAAATTTTAAAATTCCTTCAATTATAGGTGTTAGGGCTAATGTTATAGGTTTTGATAGAGGTAAAGATGAAAGTGGTATTTTAATTAGTAAAAACCAAATGCAAAATCGTTATTCTTTAGATAAAAAAAGAAAAATTTTTCGTGTGGAATTTTATGAGTTGAAAAATGCAAATTTAGCCGAGCAGGTTTTAGAAAAAAGGATTAATTCCAAAGAAATTAAAAAAGTAAATATACCAACTACTGCTATAGAAAAAGCAGAGCAAAAAGATAAATTTATTGGTATGATTTTAGTGGAATTTCAATGA